A region of the Variovorax sp. 54 genome:
ACAGCGTGCAGCTCGGCGAAGTGCACGTGAAGGGCCTGGAGCTCGAGTACAAGGGCAGCATCGCGCGCGACTGGGACTGGACCACTTCATACGCGTACACCGACGCACGCGTGTCGAAGAGCAACGGCTCCGACCTGGGCAAGCGCATCTCGGGCGTGCCCAAGCACACGGCCTCGGCCTGGGTGACCAAGCGCTTCTCGATCGGCGGCCTGCACGGCTTCTCGGCCGGCGGCGGCGTGCGCTACATGGGCAAGTCGTACGACGGCATGGACAACAACCCCGTGCCCGCGGTCACGCTGTTCGACGCGATGTTCGCGTGGGACAACGGCCCGCTGCGCCTGGCGCTCAACGTGGCCAACCTGACCGACAAGGTGCAGATCACCACCTGCCTGGCGCGCGGCGACTGCTTCTACGGCCAGCGCCGTACCCTGACCGCGAGCGCCACGTACCGCTTCTGAAGAAAATCCCCGCGCGGGCGAAGGTCTGGCGCGCGGGTGACAACCCCGCGCTGCACGGGGCTTCTAGAATCGCGCCGTCGTCCGGTTCGCCGGACGGCAAGCGTTCTCAGGGCGGGGTGCAATTCCCCACCGGCGGTGATGGCGACGAAAGTCGCACAAGCCCGCGAGCGCCTTGAACCTGGTCACAGGTTCGAGGGTCAGCAGATTTCGGTGCGATTCCGAAGCCGACGGTCACAGTCCGGATGAAAGAGAGCGCGAAATGCGGGCATGCCCGCGCGCCTTGCTTTGCTTTTTTGAGGCAAACCGGCGCGCGAGCGGGCCTGTGGTTTCGTGCGCCCTGATTCAGGAAACCTGCTTTCTAGAGGCACACCATGAGTCAGATCAACGACCTTCCCCTTTCTGCCGTCACCGCGTCGGGTTCGCCGCGCGGTCAGCGCATCGCATTCGTCGAGGCGCAATGGCATTCCGACATCGTCCACCAGGCACGCGACGCGTTTCTCGAAGAGATGGCGCGGCTCGGCGTGGCGCGCGAGCTCATCGACATCTTCGATGTGCCCGGCGCCTTCGAGATTCCGCTGCACGCCAAGCGCCTCGCCAACTCGGGCAAGTACGCGGCCATCATCGGCTGCGCGCTGGTGGTGGACGGCGGCATCTACCGCCACGAGTTCGTCGCCAACACCGTCGTCAGCACGCTGATGTCGCTGCAGCTGGAAACCGACGTGCCGATCTTCTCGGCCGTGCTCACGCCGCACCATTTCCACGAGCACGTGGAGCACCGCAAGTACTTCCACCGCCACTTCGCGATCAAGGGCACGGAAGTGGCCGAGGCCTGCTTCAAGACGCTCGAGGCGCTGGACAAGGTCGACGCGCTGCTGGCCGCCTGACCGCGGAGTTGGCAAGCGGCGCAAGCCTGCAGTAATCTGCGCGGATGGCCTCTCCATCCGCCTCCAGCGATCGCTACACCCTCTACGGCGCGCCCGGTTCGGGCGCCACGCCCATCCACGCCGCGCTGACGCTGATCGGCGCGCAGGTCGAGACCGTCGACATGTCCCCGTGGGAGGGCGAGTCCGAACGCGAGCGCGTGGCGGGCATCAACCCGATGCGCCAGGTGCCCGCGCTCGTGCTGCCTTCGGGCGAGGTGATGACCGAGAGCGCGGCCATCCTCATCTGGCTCGGCGACCGCTACCCCGAGGCCGGGCTCTGCCCCGCGCCCAGCGATCCGCTGCGCACGCGCTACCTGCGCTGGATGGTCTATTTGCCAGCGTCGATCTATTCGATGTTCTGGGTGCGCGACGACCCGCAGCGCCTCGTGCCCGACCCCGACGCACAGGCCGCGATGCTCGAACGATCGGCCGAGCGCATCGCACACTGCTGGCACCTGATGGACACGCAGATCGACGAACCCGCGCCCTACCTGCTCGGCGACAAACTGAGCATGCTCGACCTGTACGTGACCGTGATGTCGCGCTGGACCCCAGGCCGCCGACGCTTCTACCGCGTGGCGCCACGCATGACCCCGGTGGTGCGCCGCGTGGATGCCGAACCGCGGCTCGCGGCATTCTGGGCGGCGCGCTTTCCCTTCTCGCTGGACCCGAGCGCGCCGGGCGGCTAAGGCAACGCAGTTTTCTATCATCGACCCCATGACCGCACGCACACAGACCACCGCCTACCCGACGACGATTTATCACAAGCCCAACTGCAGCACGTCGCGCAACGTGCTGGGCTTGATCCGTGAAAGCGGCGTGGAACCAGAGATCGTCCTGTACCTGGAAACGCCGCCCTCGAAGAAGAAGCTGCGCGAGCTCACGAAGGCCATGGGCCTGACGGCGCGCGACCTGCTGCGCACGAAGGAAACGCCCTACGAAGAACTGAAGCTGGCAGACGAGAAACTGACCGACGACCAGCTGTTCGACGCGATCGTGGCGCACCCGATCCTCCTGCAACGCCCCATCGTCGTGTCGCCGCGCGGCACGCTGATGTGCCGGCCGTGGGAGCGCGTGCGCGAGATCCTTCCCGCTTAAACCGGCTGATCTTCGGGCTGCTGCGCGAGCCCCCACGCGACATGCTCGCGCACCAGCGCACTCGGATGCCCGGCACGCGTGGCCAGCGCTTCCTTCGCGCCGTCCTCGCCTGATCGCACCGCATTGCCCAGCGCCACCGCGATGTTGCGCAGCCAGCGCTCGTGGCCGATGCGGCGGATCGGGCTGCCTTCGGTGCGGCGCAAAAAGTCTTCCTCGCTCCACGCGAACAGCTCGGCCAGCGTGCGGCCCGTGAGCCCGTCGCGCGCGTCGAAGTCGGGCAGCGTGCTCTTCTTCGCGAACTTGTTCCAGGGGCAGATCAGCTGGCAGTCGTCACAACCGTAGATGCGGTTGGCCATGAGCGGTCGCAGCTCCGTCGGAATGGCACCGGCGTGCTCGATCGTCAGGTACGAGATGCAGCGCCGCGCATCGAGCCGCTGCGGCGCGACGATGGCGCGTGTCGGGCACACGTCGATGCAGGCGCTGCAGCTGCCGCAGTGCGCG
Encoded here:
- a CDS encoding 6,7-dimethyl-8-ribityllumazine synthase, yielding MSQINDLPLSAVTASGSPRGQRIAFVEAQWHSDIVHQARDAFLEEMARLGVARELIDIFDVPGAFEIPLHAKRLANSGKYAAIIGCALVVDGGIYRHEFVANTVVSTLMSLQLETDVPIFSAVLTPHHFHEHVEHRKYFHRHFAIKGTEVAEACFKTLEALDKVDALLAA
- a CDS encoding glutathione S-transferase family protein, which codes for MASPSASSDRYTLYGAPGSGATPIHAALTLIGAQVETVDMSPWEGESERERVAGINPMRQVPALVLPSGEVMTESAAILIWLGDRYPEAGLCPAPSDPLRTRYLRWMVYLPASIYSMFWVRDDPQRLVPDPDAQAAMLERSAERIAHCWHLMDTQIDEPAPYLLGDKLSMLDLYVTVMSRWTPGRRRFYRVAPRMTPVVRRVDAEPRLAAFWAARFPFSLDPSAPGG
- the arsC gene encoding arsenate reductase (glutaredoxin) (This arsenate reductase requires both glutathione and glutaredoxin to convert arsenate to arsenite, after which the efflux transporter formed by ArsA and ArsB can extrude the arsenite from the cell, providing resistance.) codes for the protein MTARTQTTAYPTTIYHKPNCSTSRNVLGLIRESGVEPEIVLYLETPPSKKKLRELTKAMGLTARDLLRTKETPYEELKLADEKLTDDQLFDAIVAHPILLQRPIVVSPRGTLMCRPWERVREILPA